Genomic DNA from Nitrospirota bacterium:
AGATCTGGACTGACAGAATAAATGGATTCCTCTGTGAAGGCGGAGTAAATGGATTTCTTGACAATAGACCAAAGACTCTTGAGCTTATTGCGAAACTCGGTCTCAGTCCTTTAAGGAGTAGTGATGAAGCAAGAAAAAGATATATTTTCTCTAATGGTAAATTAAATCTACTTCCTGAATCTCCTGCTGCATTTTTATCTTCTAATCTGCTAAGTATTTTTGGTCGCTTAAGGATAATCTGGGAAATTTTTGTGCCCCAAAAAACTTCTGACGAAGAGTCGCTTGCTGACTTTGCGCGTCGTAGACTCGGAAAGGAGGCTTATGAGAAACTTATAGACCCAATGGCATCAGGTATCTATGCTGGCGATCCGGAGAATATGAGTTTGAAGAGTTGTTTTCGTAAAATTTATGACCTTGAACAACAATATGGGAGCCTAATCAGAGGCATGATAAAGCTTCAGAAAGCTGCAAAAAAAACCGGTAAAAAAGTGGGACCAGGACCTGGTGGTGTACTTACATCTTTTCAAGATGGTATGGAGGTGCTTATTAATACCTTGCAAGGACATATAGGAAAACGATTAAAAAACACTTCAAAGGTAGTTTCTGTTGAAAAAAAAGGTGAAAGCTATGTTATTCATATAACAGATGGTTCATCCATTGAGACAGAAGCACTTGTGCTTGCAACACCTGCTCATGAAACATCAGAAATATTAAAAGACATGGATAAGACCATTTCATCAGTACTTAGAGAAATCTTTTATCCTGCTATATCGGTTATATGTCTGGGATACAGGCGTGATAAAATTAAACATCCACTCGACGGTTTTGGTTTTCTTATACCAAACAGAGAAAGACGAAAGATATTAGGAACGCTATGGGATTCGAGTATCTTCCCGAATAGAGCTCCTGACGGTTATGTGCTTTTAAGAACAATGCTTGGAGGAGTCAGAAACTCAGACCTTGCACTTCAGGATGAGGATAAGCAGATTAGTCTTGTTATGAAAGAATTGAGAGAGATAATGGATATAGATTTACAGCCTGACTTTGTAAAAGTATTTATACATAAAAAAGGAATTCCCCAATACTCGTTAGGTCATGAAAATAGGCTTAAGATGGTAGATGAATCAATAAGAAAGTATAAAAGGTTTTATATTACAGGTAATGCTTATAGGGGGATTGGTGTTAATGACTGTATAGAAAATTCACAGATTATGGCAGAAAGGATAATTAATGATATTCGGTAGTGGTCTCTCCTGATATTTGCAAGAAATTAGATTAAGAATATAAATTAAGCAGCATATTTTTTAAAAAACTGTTTTAAATTAAGGAGGGCACATTGAAAGAGAATGAAATTATTGAGCTGTTGAAGAAGGAGAACGAGGAATTTAAAAAACTTAGTGAAGAGCATAGAAATCTCGACATGCTTCTGGCAGATATTGACAGTAGACGCTATCTTACCCCTGACGAAGAAATGGAAAGGAAAAGAATACAAAAACAGAAGCTGCAAAAAAAAGACAGGATGGCAGAACTGGTTAGGGAGTATAAGAAAAGCCATTCAGTTAATTAGAATAAATCGAAAGAATACTCAAAACTTTTTAGGCTAAAGGGAGGATTTTGCTATGAGGAGCAAATTGATCAAAGAGGGGCTTGAGCGTGTTCCAC
This window encodes:
- a CDS encoding DUF465 domain-containing protein, with the protein product MKENEIIELLKKENEEFKKLSEEHRNLDMLLADIDSRRYLTPDEEMERKRIQKQKLQKKDRMAELVREYKKSHSVN
- the hemG gene encoding protoporphyrinogen oxidase is translated as MKLVIVGGGISGLSLAYFLLERNPALDITVLESEKKPGGKIWTDRINGFLCEGGVNGFLDNRPKTLELIAKLGLSPLRSSDEARKRYIFSNGKLNLLPESPAAFLSSNLLSIFGRLRIIWEIFVPQKTSDEESLADFARRRLGKEAYEKLIDPMASGIYAGDPENMSLKSCFRKIYDLEQQYGSLIRGMIKLQKAAKKTGKKVGPGPGGVLTSFQDGMEVLINTLQGHIGKRLKNTSKVVSVEKKGESYVIHITDGSSIETEALVLATPAHETSEILKDMDKTISSVLREIFYPAISVICLGYRRDKIKHPLDGFGFLIPNRERRKILGTLWDSSIFPNRAPDGYVLLRTMLGGVRNSDLALQDEDKQISLVMKELREIMDIDLQPDFVKVFIHKKGIPQYSLGHENRLKMVDESIRKYKRFYITGNAYRGIGVNDCIENSQIMAERIINDIR